The window AGATATGTTTTTCTCATTTAACCTAAACGGAAAAAGTTTTGTACCCTACCAATCTTAATTAACTATCAGTACTTAAACCAACTATTCATATTTATCTAGAGCCATTTTTATCTAAATTTAATAAAATTATTTTTCTAAAAATATTTTTAGTTGACATATTTTTATTAAAACAATAACACTCTAAACACAAACTTTTTCACAGGAGGTTTATAAATGAATTGTTTTAAAAAAATTTTTATCTTTACCATGTTAATAGTAGGATACCTATTTTCTAATCAAGCTTCTGCTCATGAATTTATTGTTAAGCCCTACTTTTTTTCCTTACCCCAGCCAGGAGAAAATCCTTTTAGTATTGTATCTAGTCACATATACATGCTCAGTGAAGAAGTAGAACCATTAGATAAAGTAGAAGTATATTTAATAGGTCCTGATACAAATCAGAAAATCAATCTTCAACCAAATCAAACTCTTTATACGCTTGATGGCAAAGTTATGCTAACTGAACCAGGCATGTTTTATTTAAAGGCACACCGCAAAGGCATGATTTGGACAAAAACAACTAAAGGATGGGTACAAAAAAGTAAAAAAGGTTTAAAAGGAGTATTAAAAAGCGGCTTGTATGAAAAGTTTTCTAAAGCTCTTATTAAAGTAGGTGAAAATACAAATTTTTATAAAAAACCTTTAGGACAGACACTAGAAATTATTCCCTTAAAAAATCCTTATCAGCTAAAACCAGGAGATATCTTGCCAGTAAAGGTTTTATTACAAGGAAAGCCTATAAATACTGAAATAATGGCAAGTTATGATAGATTTAGTATGCATCCTAATACCTATGCCTATTTAACGGAGGCACAGGATAATGGCATAGGATATGTTAAAATTTCATCTCCAGGTGTATGGATGGTAAGAGTTCAAGTAGAGAAAAAAGTTAACTCTAAAGATTATGACGCCCATGTTATGCGAGCTACTTTAATCTTTGAGGTGAGATAAGTGTATTTTAAGGCTATAGTAAGTTATACTATATTTATTCTAATCTATTTAACCACCCAAGTCTGGGCTCATGGATTAGGATATACAATTACTCAAGGAAATAACATCCCCATTCTACAAATTACATTTACAGGAGGTGAAGCTGCTGGCTTTGCCTCTGTAAAAATATTCCATAAAAACAACTTAATTCAAACAGGCAAAACAACTGCTCAGGGAAAATTTCCTTTACTTATACCTAAAGAAATAAAAAATATTAAAATAGAAGTTTATGCTGGTATGGGACATAAATTAATATTCTTTTATACTCCTATTCAAAAAAACCAGGCAAAAGACATTTCTCACAATTATAAAAAAAACAATATTATCTATTCTAGCAATATCAAGATAAATTGGCTTAAGGTTATTTTAGGACTTTCTTTAATTTTAAATTTGATATTTTTAGGCAAGCTACGATGTTTTAGGCAACAATAAACTCTATCTTTTGCCGCATCCTTTACAACCAAAAAGGGCAACATTAATGTTGCCCTTTTTGGTTTATTAACAATAATAAACTATGCTACCATGGTTTTAGAAAACGCTTCGTTTAATGCCTCAAAATTTTTTGGTCCTAATTTAGAACCAAAACGTTCTAATAAAACTCCTTCCATATCCTCTGGCATTAGGATAGAAGTGGCTTTTAATAATGCTCCTAACATAGTAGTATTTGTAATAGGAACTCCTAAACAACTTAAAGCTATTTTTAAAGCATCCACCTGAGCAACTTTAGAAAAACCGTATCTCTCTTTTAACTCTTCTACCGATTCTGAAGCATTTACTATTACAATACCATCTTTTTTAAGACCCTTAGCCACATCTACAACACCCAGTAAGGTAGGATCTAAAACCAAAACTACATCAGGGTTATAAATTTTTTCTCTTATCCTAATCCTCTCATCTGACACTCTAACAAAAGCTTCTACAGGTGCTCCTCTTCTTTCTGGGCCAAAACTTGGAAAAGCTTGAGCAAACTTTCCTTTATCAATTGCTGCCTTTGCCAAAAGTTCAGCTGAGGTTACTCCGCCCTGTCCTCCTCTTCCATGAAGTCTAATCTCTATCATCTTCCACCTCACCCTATTTTTAAAGTTTTTGCCTAAAATTTAAAGACTGACGCAAGGTTTCTTTATCCATATATTTCACTTCTGCTCCCAAGGGTATCCCTTGAGCCAATCGAGTAATATTTATCTTAGGAAACTTACTATTTACTAGATTTTTTACATAAGAGGCAGTATTTTCTGCCTCAACGGTACTTCCTAAGGCTAAAATTACTTCTTTTATTTGTCCATATCTTAATCTATTCTCTAAAGCTTCAGTATTTAAACTTTCACTTTCTTTACCATCTAACGGAGACAAAAGTCCTCCAAGTATAAAATACTTTCCCCTATAAAAACCTGGTTCTTCTAAAACAAACATAGAATCCAAATCAGCTACCACACAAAGTAAAGTCTCATCTCGAGTTGGATCTGCACAAATAGAACAAGGGTCTTCTTCTGTAAGTGCCTGACAGTACTTACAAGGTTTTAATCTAGACTTAAGTTCTAAAATATCTTTCCCTAAAGTTATAACTTTGTCTTCTGGCCAATTGAGAAGTTCCATCACCATTCTCAACGCACTCTTAGGACCCACTCCAGGAAATTGAGAAAATTTATATACTAAATTTTGAAGCGGAAGAGGTAATTTATCTAACATCTCTAAAATAACCCCGGAATATTCAGTCCACCTGTTAATTTAGACATTTCACTTTGTACCATATCCTTAGCTTTTTTTAAGGCTTCATTTGTAGCTGCTAAAACTAAATCTTCTAACATTTGAACATCTTCTGGATTAACTACTGTAGGATCAATTTTTATTTCTACAATTTCCTGTCCTCCTGTAGCTTTTACCACAACCATTCCTCCACCTGCAGATG is drawn from Desulfonauticus submarinus and contains these coding sequences:
- a CDS encoding DUF4198 domain-containing protein; the encoded protein is MNCFKKIFIFTMLIVGYLFSNQASAHEFIVKPYFFSLPQPGENPFSIVSSHIYMLSEEVEPLDKVEVYLIGPDTNQKINLQPNQTLYTLDGKVMLTEPGMFYLKAHRKGMIWTKTTKGWVQKSKKGLKGVLKSGLYEKFSKALIKVGENTNFYKKPLGQTLEIIPLKNPYQLKPGDILPVKVLLQGKPINTEIMASYDRFSMHPNTYAYLTEAQDNGIGYVKISSPGVWMVRVQVEKKVNSKDYDAHVMRATLIFEVR
- a CDS encoding pyruvate ferredoxin oxidoreductase subunit gamma; amino-acid sequence: MIEIRLHGRGGQGGVTSAELLAKAAIDKGKFAQAFPSFGPERRGAPVEAFVRVSDERIRIREKIYNPDVVLVLDPTLLGVVDVAKGLKKDGIVIVNASESVEELKERYGFSKVAQVDALKIALSCLGVPITNTTMLGALLKATSILMPEDMEGVLLERFGSKLGPKNFEALNEAFSKTMVA
- the recR gene encoding recombination mediator RecR, whose amino-acid sequence is MLDKLPLPLQNLVYKFSQFPGVGPKSALRMVMELLNWPEDKVITLGKDILELKSRLKPCKYCQALTEEDPCSICADPTRDETLLCVVADLDSMFVLEEPGFYRGKYFILGGLLSPLDGKESESLNTEALENRLRYGQIKEVILALGSTVEAENTASYVKNLVNSKFPKINITRLAQGIPLGAEVKYMDKETLRQSLNFRQKL
- a CDS encoding YbaB/EbfC family nucleoid-associated protein, which codes for MQDLIRQAQMLQKKMATMQEELKKKVVEASAGGGMVVVKATGGQEIVEIKIDPTVVNPEDVQMLEDLVLAATNEALKKAKDMVQSEMSKLTGGLNIPGLF